One Geitlerinema sp. PCC 9228 genomic window, AAATCCTCGCCAGATTTGCGCAAATATAGCTCCGTATGTTCGATAATGGGAACGTCAATGGGACGATAGCCAAAGGATTCAAAGCTATTTTGCAGGATGGTTTGGATTTTTTGGTCGGCATGGCAGGTGTCCCAGAGAACATCGCTAACACCCCGCACTCGTTCTACTTTTTTGGGAGTTCGCATGGATGGTTGTTTTGGCTCTTGACTATTTATATAGTTTGGGAAAATAAAATTTATACCAGCAACAGCATTTGATGCTTTGGGAATCCCCCACGCGAACGGCAAACCAATACAATGGTATGACGCGATCGCGCCTTGATACTGTACCACTTTCGCGGTCACAACCAAAAGGGAATCTGACCTTGGGAATTGTTGGGTCTTATACCTCTCAAGGCTAAATAGCCAATTTTATCGCTGTAATGGATAGAAACCGGCAATCTTGGCGGTCTGAGGGAACCGTAGTGCAAAAGCGTTAGTGCCAATACCGATTTTATCGCCTTGTCAATTCCTAATGATGTATCGCTACGAAGATGCAAAGGTTGCGGCGTGGAATTTTGAAAAGGCGGCAGCGACGAAACCAAAAATGCTTCCGTCTCGCTAATTTTAAAAATAGTTCCTTTGGCAGGCTGAATGATGCCATGGGGATTTTCATCGCTTTTGTGTTTCTCGCTTTGACAGTACAATCGAGGCGCATCGTTTTTAATTATCTCCACTAAATAAAAAGTAGCACCTAATTGTACGGCTCGTTGCTGCAAAGCGGCTTTTTCGTTGCCACGAAATAACCCATCCCGGTGAATAACGACGTGTTTGCCAGCAAAATGATGGTAGGGAAACAAGGCTTCCAAAACTTTATCGGGAATCGTTTCCCCTTCAATGGCCGTATCGTTGATGGTATATTTCACCAAATCGCCATCATTGCAGTAAATTCTGGCAATAGCTGTGGTATTGATGGAACCAGGCAAATCTTTTTTCTTTTCCCTCGCTACATCCAATCCCACAATAAAATCGGTGAATGGCAAGGGGTCTGCTAAAACAAAGGGGATGTTTCCCGTTTTTCCTAAAATTCCCAATACCATATTTCCCAAAGCATATTGATTTTTAAGGGTCGATTCGTAAATACACTGGCTGGGTAAGTCGTTGTTGATGGTAATCGATTTCAATAGTTCGTAAGGTTCTTCCTGATTGCCAAGACGATCTGGTAAAATACATAGCAATAAATGGGGATTTTTGGCTTGTGCATCGCGTACGGCTTTTTCTAGTTCTACTCGGGAAAAATTCTGAATGGTGGTTTTGCTAATTTTAAAACCAATATCAAATCCTATTTTGTGGAATATATCTTTAATATTTTGACTGAAATTAGTTTTATTACTCTGCGGACGGCAATCCAAAACAAAGACTTTAATTTGTTTGCTTTGAAAATCCGATCTTTTTTTGTAAACGCCAAATTTTTGCAGGCTTTGCAATAGGGATTTGCCATTATTGGCTGCCACGATTTGATTATTCCCAAATTTGAGCCTGCTAGAACTGGCAATTTCAGAAGCCGATGTAAAATATTTCTTTTGGTCTTGGTATTGAGAACTGTACAAGTGTTTATGCAAAACCTGCACAATTTTATCTACAATACTGTAGCGTTGTTCGGGAGATAACCGCAGATCGTTCACAACTTTCTCGGCGTTTAGATTGAATATTTTTAAAGTATTCATTGTGACGATGGGTTGCAAAGCGGAAATGAGATAGTCGTATTTTCTGCGATTGGCTTCAATTTTTACCAACCATTCTTCATCTGGTGCGTTTTGAATCTTTTCTTTGGTGGCTGGATTTTTGGTAAGTGCCAGCAAGCGTTCTCGATGTTCTTTCAGCTGACCCACAATTTGTACGATTTTTCCTTTAAAATCTTGAGCTTTTACCAAAACCCACAAGCCAATCAGTTCTTCAATATGATTCTGCCTGTTCGCAAAGTTGTAAAAATCTATACTGTACAGCAACTCAGACGTAATGGAAATGGAAATTGCAGGTTCTCCCCAAATATCCCAACCGCGCGTTGACCAATTGCGTCTTACGGTTAGATTTTGAATCGTGTGACTATAGGATTTTAAAATTTGTTGGATTTTTTGGTTGAAGGGTTTTCTTTTATCTTGAAGCAAAGTACGATTGACGTAATCTGCGATCGCTTGGGGATGGGGTTGCCAAGTAGGATCGGGAAAAATCGCATGTAAATGGTAAAAATCCTGGGGATGTTGTTCCCAAATTTGGTTCAAAGCTTCGTTGAGTTCCGTTTGACTTTTTTGTTGGGTGGAAATTAAAAAACCTCGCGACCAAAACCATGCATCCTGGTTGTTGGCAGCAAAAACCGTTCTCAAACGATAGGAGAGCTGAGCGCCAACTTTGCGGTAACTATCGCTACCGTTGACTTGGATTTTATAAGCGTATAGAGGCGGAATTTTATCTCTGTTAATCGGAAAAAATTCGGCAATGATATTTTGATTGTTCGGCGTATCTGTATCTTGGTTGGCAAACATATTGTCTGTAAAAATTGGAACTAGATTGTTATAACAGGATTGATAATTAAATTTTTCCCTAGTTCTCCCATAGGAAGATTTGACGCGATCGCTTGCTGCCAAACCCCCCAACAAGTAGTACGATAAACCAAAGTGCGCCGAAATTGAACACGAATGACCGAGTCTACCGTATCGCCAACCGTTAACTGGACAACTTTACTACAGCAACTGCTGGACCAACAATCCCTCACCAGCAGCCAAGCCGCCGAACTCATGCAAGGATGGCTAAACGAAAGCGTTCCTCCCATGCTTTCTGGTGCCATCCTAGCCGCATTGCAAGCCAAAGGCGTTTCTGCCACGGAACTAGCAGGAATGGCCCAAGTATTGCAAGCGCAATCTTTACAAACGCCAAACCGTTCTTATGATGAACCTGTCATCGACACCTGCGGCACTGGCGGCGATGGTGCTTCCACCTTCAATATTTCCACCGCCGTTGCCTTTGTAGCGGCAGCCGCTGGCGTCAAAGTTGCCAAACACGGCAATCGTTCCGCCTCCAGCAAAGTGGGTTCGGCGGATGTCTTGGAAACCTTGGGAGTGCATCTGAGTGCCAATCCCGACCGGGTTTACGAAGCCTTGGATGCTGTAGGCATCACCTTTTTATTTGCACCGGGATGGCACCCAGCCATGAAAGCCGTGGCACCCATTCGCAAAACCTTGAAAGTGCGTACGGTCTTTAATTTACTCGGACCTTTGGTCAATCCCCTACGACCCACCAGTCAAGTTTTAGGAGTCTTTGACAGCCAGTTGGTGGAAACCTTGGCACAAGCATTAAATTTGTTACAGACCAGAAGTGCCATTGTTTTACACGGTCGGGAAGGATTGGACGAAGCCGGTTTGGGATACATTACCGATTTGGCCATTTTATCCCAAGGGGAAGTAGAATTAACGACATTGACCCCGCAAGCCTTTGGACTGTTGCCAGTTGGCTTAGATGCTTTGCGGGGTGGCAATTTACAAGAAAACGCCGATATTTTGCGGCAAGTTTTGCAAGGAAAAGGCACCGCCGCACAAATGGATGTGGTGGCGTTAAATGCTTCCCTGGCGTTACAAGTAGGAGAAGCCGTACCCATGGGAGACCATATTCAAGGAATTACTGTGGCTAAGGACATCCTATCTGCTGGTACGGCTTGGTCGAAATTAGAAGAGCTGGTAAACTATCTAAAATGAGGTCTTTTTTTTAGTCACGTTCGCGCAAAACCACCACATCCTCCCGGATGGTTACGTCAAAATCGCCAAAAAAGCTTTGTCCTAACAACCCCAAATCAATGCGATTGCCAATAGCGACGCGGATATTTTCCCGTTTTAAACCACCGGCTTCTACAGAGTCTACACGACCGGTTTGAAATTCCGCTTCTCGGTCGCTGGCCGTTTCCACAATTGCCGTACCTTCCGG contains:
- a CDS encoding Piwi domain-containing protein; translated protein: MFANQDTDTPNNQNIIAEFFPINRDKIPPLYAYKIQVNGSDSYRKVGAQLSYRLRTVFAANNQDAWFWSRGFLISTQQKSQTELNEALNQIWEQHPQDFYHLHAIFPDPTWQPHPQAIADYVNRTLLQDKRKPFNQKIQQILKSYSHTIQNLTVRRNWSTRGWDIWGEPAISISITSELLYSIDFYNFANRQNHIEELIGLWVLVKAQDFKGKIVQIVGQLKEHRERLLALTKNPATKEKIQNAPDEEWLVKIEANRRKYDYLISALQPIVTMNTLKIFNLNAEKVVNDLRLSPEQRYSIVDKIVQVLHKHLYSSQYQDQKKYFTSASEIASSSRLKFGNNQIVAANNGKSLLQSLQKFGVYKKRSDFQSKQIKVFVLDCRPQSNKTNFSQNIKDIFHKIGFDIGFKISKTTIQNFSRVELEKAVRDAQAKNPHLLLCILPDRLGNQEEPYELLKSITINNDLPSQCIYESTLKNQYALGNMVLGILGKTGNIPFVLADPLPFTDFIVGLDVAREKKKDLPGSINTTAIARIYCNDGDLVKYTINDTAIEGETIPDKVLEALFPYHHFAGKHVVIHRDGLFRGNEKAALQQRAVQLGATFYLVEIIKNDAPRLYCQSEKHKSDENPHGIIQPAKGTIFKISETEAFLVSSLPPFQNSTPQPLHLRSDTSLGIDKAIKSVLALTLLHYGSLRPPRLPVSIHYSDKIGYLALRGIRPNNSQGQIPFWL
- the trpD gene encoding anthranilate phosphoribosyltransferase, with product MTESTVSPTVNWTTLLQQLLDQQSLTSSQAAELMQGWLNESVPPMLSGAILAALQAKGVSATELAGMAQVLQAQSLQTPNRSYDEPVIDTCGTGGDGASTFNISTAVAFVAAAAGVKVAKHGNRSASSKVGSADVLETLGVHLSANPDRVYEALDAVGITFLFAPGWHPAMKAVAPIRKTLKVRTVFNLLGPLVNPLRPTSQVLGVFDSQLVETLAQALNLLQTRSAIVLHGREGLDEAGLGYITDLAILSQGEVELTTLTPQAFGLLPVGLDALRGGNLQENADILRQVLQGKGTAAQMDVVALNASLALQVGEAVPMGDHIQGITVAKDILSAGTAWSKLEELVNYLK